Part of the Cuculus canorus isolate bCucCan1 chromosome 17, bCucCan1.pri, whole genome shotgun sequence genome is shown below.
AAAAAGCGTCACTCAGTGTTGCAGGAATGTTTAAATGGAGCTGCCTGGTATTAGATTCATGCTTCAACTTGTGGATGGTTGGGAAGAACAGTGTCTGCACTGAAGCAGTCTTTACGCTTATCTCATTTTTCCTTAGCCTGGATACTGTTGTACGTTCCATGAAGTGAAACGTGTTCCTAATCTGTGATGGCAATGTCTGACTTGACTTTCTCAAAGCAGTTAGAGCTTAGCTGATTCCAGGTGCTAACTTGGTATTTGCTATGAATTGTGTGAAATGTGTTATGAACGTTTTGCACTACTACCTCATTTTCAAGGTTTGGATTGTATCATGTTCTGTCAGCACACAGAGACAGAGGGGGTCTGGCCTGCTGTGAGCTGACAGGCTTGCTTATAAAGCAGCAACTGGTATCAACTGAGCCGTTTTCTTTAGCATGATTATTATTCTAAACTCTCTTAGAAAATTCAGTGACGTGGTTGGTGGTTTGAAATTGTGTTTGAAGGAGACTTCCTATGGTGTGAGCTAGcacttctgaatttatttttttatttctttttcattaatggACTTGATTTAGGATAGGGGTGGCCAGGCGTGTGTGCTTCAGAACTGTTGCTGCTCATTCTTATTTCTCTCACGTTGTTGGGGGAACATTGCACACATGTGCTTGAGCTGTTAGAGACTGTTGATTCTTTCAATTTTGTGAAGTACAGTATGaagaggtggttttggtggTAGCATTAAGTAGTTACTTGTATATAGCCATACAACACTTCTAGCTCTTGTAAATGGCATTTTAAACTCCTAAACCAGTTGAAAACTGACTAGTTTAAGCTTTCTGTTTGTTGTATCAATAGTGAGCTTTGACCATCATTGCAGGTGTTTGTGAGGTCTTGctggtgcagagcagctgctctccAAAGGgttctcccctcaccccccagATTTGGCTGCAGCATGGTGACTTAAAGCAGGGCAGATCTTTCTGTCATGGCTTCTGGTACATCCAGTGAAAAAATCATAGGGATTTGACTTCCATTTACTTTGCAAGTAGCTAGAGATAGAATTGAAGTAGGCTAATGATGTGTTCTTGCTATGGTACCTTAGGTAATAAGCTTCTGCTGTGGCCTGTATATGTTAAGGTTTCTGACAGCTGCCTGGAATGAAATGTATAAAGCCTAGGGTGAAAATAGTCTCATTTGATGAACAATGTTACATATCACAGACAATGAAGTGACTCTCCAAGAGCCCCTCCACCTCAAGTCACCCAGATGTATTTTGTTTCTATGTGTTACCCCTCCACCCAAAtagttttcatttgattttatGTATCATAAGTCATAAATAAGGCTGTTGAATTAATTATATTCACCCTAAGACCCCTGCAGCAATACAAAACGGGTGGAGGAAGATTTGGTATTATTTCTCCCAATTTTCTGTATCCACGATAGATTTTTATTGGGTTTCTGGGGAAGTGTATTTGGGTATTTAAGTAATTGCTTGACAGCGCGAGCTGCTCATGAAATGCCTTGCAGTGCTACGAAGCCAATACTTTTGTTACAAAGCTGAATAAGTAATTCTCCTCTAATTGGTATTCCTACTGTAAACTGGGTACTTGGCTTTGTTActggaaatacaaaaaaatagcTATTGCTTACACCAAACCTTTTTTAAACTTAGGTATCCAAGTCCGCCAATGGGATCTGGATCTGCCCCTGCTCTgtctgctgcagaagaaaatgtggaGTATGTTCGGACTCTCTATGACTTCCCTGGCAATGATGCTGAGgatcttccatttaaaaaaggtgaaattttGGTTATTGTAGAGAAGCCAGAAGAACAATGGTGGAGTGCCAGAAACAAGGATGGTCGGATTGGGATGATTCCTGTTCCTTATGTAGAAAAGCTAGTCAGATCTTCTCACGCAAAGCATGGAAACAGGAATTCCAACAGTTATGGTATTCCAGAACCTGCCCATGCTTATGCTCAGCCTCAAACCGCAAGTCCCCTTCCTGCAGTATCCAGTACACCCGGGGCAGTGATCAATCCTCTGCCATCAACACAGAATGGACCAGTCTATGCCAAAGCTATACAAAAAAGAGTACCCTGTGCGTATGACAAGACTGCGCTGGCGTTAGAGGTAAGTGTTTCTTCGCAACTGTTCTGATTTTCAATTGTTttgtaaaagaagaaactaaaaattGTTAGTGTCAAAGTAGGTGTGGCCAACTCCGTATGTTGAGGGACTCGGGAGTGAGGTTATGTTCTGAAGAAAGATCTTCAAAAATTGCTTAATCTACACCACTTCCTTTGAGAAAAGTGACCAAGTCACATCAGGAGGTGCGTTTCCCCTCTGTTTGTGCCTGTTCAGTAGTGTGGTATGCTACAAGGCTTGTGGAGTGCATGCAGCTTGCTGTGGAAGTCAGTGCTAGGGAGAGGGTGACTGCTTCTCCACTTGATcttggggaaagaaagggatgTTTCATTAATCATGGCAGTATTCCAGGTTGAGAACTGGCTGTAGCATCCTGCAGAGAAAGGTAAGGATTGCTGATAAACACAGTCTTCTGTTCCTCAACTATAGTAGGAGAAACACTTGAGTATCTTGTGTTGAGAGCCAAAATCTGGACAGAAATATATCAGGAGTGGTCTAGTCcctttcactttgcttttcagaagtggAATTTGAGAAACCTTAAGACCTGAAATGGGGGCAAGTGGGTTAGATGAGAGGCTGGAGTGTCACACCTGGAAAAAGTGGTGGTCTCAGTTGAAATTTGAGTGTGCTGCGATActtcaaaaagcaaatgcaaggaaacaagcaaaggaagcagcagcattttagcaaggaaaataatagtgggtttaaaaatacttttgaacttttcctgttgcttttggTCAATTACTTGCAAGTTAAAGCTGTTACCTGTAGCTGATACTTTGGACTAACATTTGAAAGGTTATATTTGTGACTTCCCGTTATTCATAATAAGCCCTAAGTGTTTTTCCTCTTGTATTTGTAGAACCTCTAGAACTGATTACTCTTGCAGGGTTACAAGTTAATTATGTATCACTGGATTTTCCTTGAGTCTTATGAAATTTAGCAGCTTATTATTGGTGAGCAGTGTGTGAAAATTGTCATAGAGCAACACATAAATCTGTGCCAGCTGCACTGTACAGGAGATTCCAGCCCAAACTACTCATGCTTCTGCAAACAAAGCAAGCCAAGTGGTTGATTTTATCTTATCAATGGAATTACTTCAGGGAGCTTGCTTTGCTGCAGGGTAGCAGGACCACTTGGAAGGATGGCCCTCACAAAtagattgggtttttttccgcTTGCTCTTTAGTGACCTAGTTAATCTAATCACTTTAGCTGCTGTAGAATTAACCAGCAGGATTAACTCTGACCAGTGTGTAGGTTTTAATTGGTTTGAACCTTGAAATTGCTGAAGTTTTGTTTGAGAGATTCTTCTGTTCCACTGAATTCTGATCACTCACTGCCTCATGTCTTTGTCTCCCACCACTGGCACATTTTGTCTTCCGATGtagtctgttttctttgccaATGCACTTTAGCCACAGTGGCTTCTCAGCAGGCTTTGGAAGCAGGATTCTGGGAActgatttacattttcattaaaatcagcAATTACAGCTTCTCCTTATCTATCCATGCATAGGGAACTTTAGCAACCTCATTAGAGTAGTATTTTGTTGTCACCAGTACTACTCTTAAAAAGAGAATCCAACTTCTTTTCATAGTCTTCATTCAGATTGCCTAACACTGTTGGTCTGATGATGTATTTAATCCCAATCTTGTCTGGGCTCTGCATGTCACTAAATGATCTGGACTATTTGAAGCTTCTGTTTTGCAAGAGCACGAAAGTAGCTAGTGGTAGAGAAAGAATAGGTTATGGGAATGTTTTGAGGAAGCAAGTTGGTGGTATTCTTTCAGAACAGTAGTAACTGGCAGTACTCCACCTTACATAGGTGTACTCTAATTGCAGTTCAGTTCATATAGGTAGAACACCTTGTTAGTGTAATTATGCAGTGCCCAATTGTGTAATGACATTTAAACTGACAATACGAGAGCAAAATATCTGCTTTGCTACGCCTAGTGTTGGGTGGTCAGCACACACAGAACTTAAAAGGAAGACAATACCATCTGGAGTAACTAAAACCATTGTGTAGTAATCTGCTTCACTTCCTTTTAAGTGGAGGGATGTCATcctcctgtgttcagtttgagAGTGCCACAAGCTCTCTGCTTGCCAGTCTAGTTTTCCTCTTGCACACTGTTGCTTACTAAAGCTGCCAGAagtgtttctttcagaaaagataaaagattCATAGCCTGTTAGAAGTGTGTTTTATAAATAAGGTGTTGctattgttttaaatttctcacttggaaaatgtaaaataaatgaatattctGCTGAAAATCTAAACCAAGATCTGTTTGGTTGGGTAACGGAGTGTTTAACTTTAAATACTGCCTAAAGTGTGAGAGTTTAAGGGCGTCTGCAGTGTTGTTCCTGTAAGGATACTGGTTAATACGGCATTTATTACAGTCTGGACCTCGCTTGGCTagaattatttcacatttacaTTGGTGATATTGAAGTGACTAAAATCTAAATTGTGGCTTGGTCCTGTTGCATTATATGCtctacttctgttttctaaaataaaaaaattaaatagtaatCTGTTTATAGGCTAAAATAAGTTTTAAGTACTGCTACTATCTCAAGGCATACAGCTGGGGTATGTGTAACTTTGAGCATCTCCTTGCACTACTGAAGAATTAGTAAAGCTTGTGATAAATTGTATGTATTTCTAAGCTTTACATACGCTGTCTCAATCAAGTGAACTGCCTTGGCAGTTCAGAGTTAATGTTTTTGAGATGATTGAAGCCTGCAGTTTCTCGCTACAACTTACAGTACTTCTGATGTAGTGTTTTCATGgatactgcattaaaaaaaaacccaaacaaaacaaaaaaataccccaaaactgaacaaaaaaaaacacaggaaaaaaaaacaacacagccAACCACACTTGACTTGTGTGCTTTCAGCCAAGAAgcaatttccttcctttctggtACTCCAGAGGGAGGAACATGAAGGAGTGGGATAGTGTCCTGTACTTATGGGGACTAGAGCTATACATTAGTCATGTGCTACTGTTCTTCaatcctgcttttctttgggaaaaCTAGGAGGGCATTCCTGTGTTCAAAGGTTGTATAGGATAGTGCTTTAAGGAGGGGATGAATTCTGTAAGAGCAGAGATACTTTGTCACTGTCAGTATGATTCAGAGCAGCAAGGGATACCTTAAAGTTCCTCAGTCTTTAATTCCCTGTAGTTCGACAGCCAGGCTGCTAACAGTAATACAGTAATGAAGTTGTGTTTTAAACTGGCATGCTCTAACTGGCATGTGAAGTGTGAGTAGTGCTTGGTACAACCAGGACTTGAGATGTTTTACGTTATCTCTTGGTAGCTGGGTACTCCTTGTTTACATCCACAGTAGCTGACTGATCACTAACTTCTGTACGACACAGGTTATGTCCAGCATAGCCAGAGTAGATAAAGTGAATAGTTTATCTGCTGGATGATTCCCTTAAAAAACTAGTGAGCTGTTGGAAGGTTGATTCAGGACCTGAACAACAAATTCCATATTCGCTCATAAACCAGAATGAAATGGCATAAGGAACCAGACAGTTGGAGACCAGCAGCAGACACTAGGCTGATGTCTGCCACGTGTTCAAAAAATGGTTCTTACCTGTGTTGCAAACTGTAATAAGTTTCCTGGACTGTTTTAAAGGCAGTAGTTGTCCTAGAGTTCATTCCAGATTTAACATGAGTGTTACAGTCTCTTAAGaggtttttgtttattaaagaaGAACTTCACTATATTTTTATAGCAAAGTTTTTATTATAACAATGGCTTTCTCTAGACCTCTGCCAGCATTAACGATATATCATGAACACAAACTGTTTTGTATTACAGACATGTATATTTGCTAGCACAGCATTAACCTGGCACTGTAATGGTTTGGTGAAATGAATACGCAGTTATGCAATAACTGACTGACAGCATTTCTCTTGAGCCTGTTACAATTAGGTTACCATTaacttttttccactttaaagGAAAGTTGGAACAAGTAGGCCAAAATGTGCTAGAAGGAGAACTTTCTTAATTAGGAAATTAGGCCTCTGCTTTCACTAGGCAACAAGCATTATGCTTGTCTTAAGCCAAGGAAGCTTAGAGTTGCAGTGTTAAATATCAAAACTCATCTAACCCACAAGGACTATAAGGAAAATATTGAGGCTGTATTTGTGTGGTGTGAGGTGTTGATCTGGGAGCTTCAGTGCTGGTAAATATTGGACTGAAAGTGATGTTAGCAGCAGGATTCCTGTGGCTGTGCCGCTGTGCACCAGCTTTCCTATCTGCTACCTttgaaaacagagctgaaataGAGATTTTGTCTGCAAGCTGAAtctttttaagttctttttccAATCAGAGTTATTGATGTTTCCCCTCATGATAGTGCTGAGTGCCTCACCGTTTCATACATACTCACCCTCACAGCTGTTTGCAGTGTTGGTTTTCAAATAGAACTGAAAGCGACCTGGATAACCCAGACAAGATCCTGTGCTGCAGTGAGGTTCTGTGTGGCTCAGGAATGCTGGTTTGTGAGAGCTTTGAGCTCTCCACATTGTCTACAGCCATGACAGCCGGCTTAATCAGATGGAGACAGACTGCCGTTATTTAACAAAAAGCAGCATGTGGTGCTGCAGCCCTGACTCTGGCAACTGTCCTTGCTATACATGAAATGCAAACTTCCATTGGTTTTCTCTGTTCCTAGATGAGGCCAGATTGATTGTGTCTAGGACTTCAGCATTTCTCTGCTGCCCTTTGACCCACCGTCTTGTCTTAAGAATGGTTGAAGGTCTGTCCTCTGAACCACCTGATTCCCTGGTGTGGGCGTCAGCTGTTGTTCTTGTGGCATGCAGTATCAGAAGTAAATGATAATTAAGCTGTGCTTTCAGCGTGTTGGTTTCTTGAATCTTCCAATACATAAAGCACCAGCTATTTCAGCATCTGTTGTACTGTTTGCAGTATTACGGAACTCTACCTCTTTTGTGTAGCTCAGCATTGTACCTTTTGGGGACAGTGGCACAACAAGCAATTTCTTATGTTTGAGCCTTGCTCATGCTCCAGAACAGGCAACTGGTCAGAACAGTTGTTTAGTTGTTGGTATTAATGTGTTACAGAAGAAGATAAGTTGAGGCACTCATTAGGATAAAGACTGAGATTGAACACCGTGTGAATTCCGGAGAGCAGGATGTTTTCTATAGCTATTGACCCAGCAGGCTACAATAATGATTTAAagttttaatacatttttatgtctttaaaCTTATACTACACAACTCTATCAGCCATAGAACTATGAGCATACAGTTGTTGGAATAGCTGTAAAACATGTTGTATTGGTTGACTGTGTGACTAAAATGGTATGCAGGAAAGCTTAGCAGGGTATGAATCAGTTTCCCATAGGAGATAGGTATGGGACAGTTGAGAGGGAATGAAGTAACCTTTCCGACTGGCATGTCCCACGGCTCATGCTTCCTCAAGGTTTTGAGTTTATGCTGTAACAGGGACATAATGGAAGGATGCCACCCAAAATacagtttgatttttatcacttggctgcatttcagaagtATTGCTCACTTCAGCAGTGGGTGCTTCCACCCAGTGACACTGAAATGCTTTACGAGTGACTTCACTGATCTGAGAGATGCTGAGACTAAGGAAGCGTTTTCCTAATTTATAGACAAGGGCCATAAGCTGTCCAGAGTCACACAGGAAGTCTGTGGGACAGATGAGAATAGAAGCAGGTCTCCTGACTCTGTTGTGTGTTTCATCATAAGACAATCCTTCTGACTAGCCTAAAACACTCTGGAAATAATAGTGTTTCGGCATTTCAGTGGGGGATCACACCTCAGCTGGCTGTGGTACAGGTGTTTTAAAGAGTGTTTCCCAAATACTGCTTATAGTTAGTACTTTGTGAATAACACAGACACACAAGACTTCAGCAGGTTCTTGGGGGCATTTTCAAGTGCAATCTTTCACACAAGATCCATGCCTTATTCTATCACAACATTGGGGTTCCTTCTCCAAAAATCTCGTTACAACATGCTGCTTCATTTAACCTTCTCAGGAGAACTGCATTTTTGTTAATAATATAATGCAAGAGGATATTCAGAAccttttgttaaaacaaaacacctctCAAAAATTAGAATAAAGTTGTAAATTGATTTACTCTTCCAGTGGTTTGTGGTGGATGGGAATATTGTTTGAAGAGCTTTTGTCAGCCAGCCCTCTTTACTGGTAGATGCTGATCTGTGGCACCTTCACCTACCCAGTAGTCTGAAGGTTTTGCACTGTTTATCTACAAGGCAGTTTGTTATAGTGCAATAGACCgagattttaaatacatttttccattCAGCTGAGGCAAGACTTGCAAACCTTTTCATGTTGTAGAAATCATTCAGAGTCAAATTGAAGGGTATCTTTCTTAGAGCTTCAATATGAATAATGGGTTCATCTCTAGAGAACATGagcactgggttttttttccttccgtAAGTAAGATAAAAGTGAGAGTGGGTTTGGTTTAGTGTGGTGTAAATACAGTTTCCTACTAGGTTTTAACTGTTGTGGTGTTGACTGCCTCTTCTTGAATTTGGGTCTAAAACTTTGATCTGTCTTCAAGGGTTATTTCAATCTAGCAATGTAACACTGAGTATTTATAGATGTCATCAGCCTTTTCCTAAATAGAGATTTGTTGGGTTCCTGTTTAGGTCATCTTGGTACTATTTAAAgctttctccagactttctATTCAGTGAAAAGCCAGGCAAATTGTGCTTGTTAGCACATACATACTCAAAGCGTACTGCAGTGATCTGTGAAGAGATGAAAACCAGTTAAATCAATgctctgtgtgcgtgtgtgctATCTCTCATGGGCAGTGTATAAACTACTCAGTAAAACAGATTGGCTTCATGGGGGAGTTTAGGAACAGCCTAAGTAAAGACAGCCTTTTCAAGGAGCATGATTTGCTATAGCCTAAAAGCTTATAGGCGCTTAAAGGGTTTTCTTATCTCTTGAAAGCACAAGATTATAATTTTTCTAAGTGTTACACTCTCAGATTTGATGGTGGAGGAGATAGGCAGGACATGGACAACCCTACAAGTAGTGGAGAAGTAGGGGGAGGGGAGcaacatgtttttcttaaatgtctGTTTTCGATGAAGTTTAAATCTCTAAGAAGAGTTTCAGAGTTTGAAGAAATTTAAGAGATATAACACTGAGTGACTGCCAAAGAGTTTATTACGGTATCTTAAACTTCACTTGAATGATTCTTGCTTTGGAGTGATAGTCAAAAAAGTATCTACTGGAGTAATAGTAACTGGTTTAAACGGGCTTCAGCTCAACTCATGACGTGCACTCTTTTGTAAACTCAGGGTTTCTTCCTTTGATAGAAAATACACAGATCTTTTCAGGAAAGTTTTAATCTAAGGCCCTTGGCCAGGGTCCTTAAACTAAATCTTAGTAGTTTAggtaaattttaatttgtctaCATTATCAAATAGCATTATTACACGTGCTGTATCAGGACTAAAATCTAGGTTTTCctaaataagaaaatcaaaactaatTACCTTTGGATTTCACAGAAGTAGTTTGGTAAAATGAGACTCGACTGCAAAGAGCTTGGATCTAGTTTATGGAAGAAACTTAGGAACTGTTCACCAGGTCATAGGCTGGGTCTGCTTTTTGTGAAACTAGTTATTAGCTGCTACTGTCCCTTTTCTAATATTTACTGTAGTTACCACAGTGTGAATGGAGTAAACAGGAAGGGAGGTGTAACACTAGAACTGTTGCAGCAGACCACATGTGCAGCTACTCCAAAGCATTTGATGGAGAGATGACTGTTCAGCAGATCTGAAAGGCTACTCATCACATGGGatattttactttgtaaatTGTGCTAATCCAAATTAAATACAGGCACTGAACGATGGTAAGAGTATAACTTAGGCTCACTGGGCCAATGCTTCTTGCTTCATCATAGTTTAGTTCTTTTCATCTTTCGCTGCCAAATAGGAAGAGACACAGTCATGGTAGGAAGGGGCTGATGTGTCATCATTGCCATTTCAAATTCTTGGGCAGGAAGTAGAGGTTGAAA
Proteins encoded:
- the CRKL gene encoding crk-like protein codes for the protein MSSAARFDSSDRSSWYVGPVSRAEAQTRLQGQRHGMFLVRDSSTCPGDYVLSVSENSRVSHYIINSLPNRRFKIGDQEFDHLPALLEFYKIHYLDTTTLIEPAPRYPSPPMGSGSAPALSAAEENVEYVRTLYDFPGNDAEDLPFKKGEILVIVEKPEEQWWSARNKDGRIGMIPVPYVEKLVRSSHAKHGNRNSNSYGIPEPAHAYAQPQTASPLPAVSSTPGAVINPLPSTQNGPVYAKAIQKRVPCAYDKTALALEVGDIVKVTRMNINGQWEGEVNGRKGLFPFTHVKIFDPQNPDENE